DNA sequence from the Prosthecobacter sp. SYSU 5D2 genome:
CCTGCTGGACAAAGCCGCTGGTGCCGCCTTTGTGCCAGAGCACCTGGCGGCTGCGGCTGAAATAATGGGCTTCTCCAGTCTTGATGGTTTTCTGCAGCGCCTCGGCATTCATGTAGCCGAGCATGAGCAGCTCCCCCGTCAGATAGTCCGTGGTGACGGCAGGAAGAAGTCCGCTGGCGTCAAACTTGGGAGCCAGATCACGGCCTTCTTCGACCTGCTGGACGCTCACACGGCTGGCAAAGGGATGATTCATCATCGAAGTCGTTATCCAAAGGGTTAGTCTCAGCCTTCCTCCTGCGCAGGCATCCACTGGGGGAAGGGATCGGGAAGGTTTTTCCAGGCGTCCGGGCCTGCCGCATACTCCTCCTCCGTCAGCAGGCAGGCCTCGAACTGGGCATGGAGGACCTCCTTGTCCATGTGGCGGCCGATGATGACGATCTCCTGGCGGCGGTCGCCATAGGGTTCGCGGCTGTTCGCCTGGATTTCAGCCAGGCTTTGCGCATCCTGCGGCCATTCGGCACGGTCCACGGCGGACCAAAAGAAGCCGAGGGCACGGGTATCGCGCAGGACTCCGGCCTGGGAAACGTAACCGGCCAGTTCCATCCGGGTGGCCAGCCAGAAGAGCCCTTTAGCACGGACCACGCCTTCCCACGAGGCTCTTAGATGATCGCTAAAACGCTGCGGATGAAAGGGCCGGTGGGAGCGGTAGATGAAGCTGCTGATACCGTATTCCTCCGTCTCAGGCGTGTGGGCGTTGAGGGAATCCAGCCAGCCCTGGCTTTCTTCGGCCTCGCTCATCTGGAACAGGCCGGTCTTCATCACCCGGTCCAGCGGCACCTCGGAATTTTGCGTGAGATGGACTGTAGCCTTGGGATTCAGGGCGCGGATGATGCCCTGGATTTCCTCCACCTCCTCCTTGTCCACGCAGTCCGTTTTGTTGATCAGGATGACGTTGGCGAACTCGATCTGGTCCGTCAGCAAGTGGGCGATGGTGCGGCCGTCTTCTTCGCTGACGCCCTGCTTGCGATCCTGGAGGTCCTCCGTGCTGTGGTAGTCCTCTATAAAGTTGCGGGCATCCACCACGGTGACCATGGTGTCGAGCTGCGCGATGTCCGACAGGGACTGGCCGTTTTCATCGGTGAAAGTAAAAGTCTCCGCGACTGGCATAGGCTCTGAGACGCCTGTGGATTCGATCACGAGGGCATCAAAACGGCCTTCGCGGGCCAGCTTGCCCACCTCCAGCATGAGGTCCTCCCGCAGCGTGCAGCAGATGCAGCCGTTGCTCATCTCCACCATCTTTTCCTCTGTCCGGCTGAGGCTGGCGTCGCCAGATTTGACGAGCATGGCGTCCACATTGACCTCGCTCATGTCATTGACGATGACGGCCACTTTACGGTTCTCACGGTTGCGCAAGATGTGGTTGAGGAGGGTGGTCTTGCCCGCGCCCAAAAATCCTGAGAGGACGGTGACGGGAAGGCGGGAAGAAGATGTAACAGTCATCAAGTGCAATATAATTGCATTATTGTAAATGCAAACATTTTGCGTATTAAATTTACCCGAAACTCGCCATCAGGCAGCGTACTTCGTCCTGGACTTCTTCCTGGCAGACAAGGGTTTGCTGAACCTCATAACGGAAGATTTCGGCATAATGACGGCGCAGCCGCCAAAAGGCGGTCTTGACGGCGGTTTCGCTCATTTGCAGTCGTTGGGCGACAGCAGCCAGATTCCCTTCTTCCATCCCCTCGCCCATCATGCGCGGAAACAGTTCAGCAAACAAAGTTGCTTTTCCAATGCTGGTAAAGTGCTCTTGAAGACGAAGACGCGAGCGGTCAATGAGAATGGTCGCCCAGGCGCGGTCAAACGCCTGCTCGGGTGATATTCCATAAGTCAGCTCTGATTGAAGATGGTCTTTGAAGGCTGGATTATCCAGGGAGACAAACTCCGTATCACCGCCCCTTTTTTGAGCGTTTTCCATGCGGTGAAAATCATGGTCCAGATTTTTGAGGGCGGTGAGGATCAGCGTCCTGAAACGCCCTCTTTCCGGGCAGGCAAGAGTGAGAAGCCGTCCGTCCATGAGACGGAGAAAAAACTCCTGAAGGCTGTCCTCAGCGGCTTCGTGACTGCGTCCGATACTGCGGAGAAAGACATAGAGTGGCTGCCGGTAAGTACGGCACAAGGTATCCAGAGCCGCTATTTTCTCCTCTTCACTCCCATGAGCCGCCAGGGAAATGATGCTCCACTGTGTCGCAGGAAAGGCCTTATCGGCAGGTGAGGACAGGGAGCGATCCATGCATTAAGGCGTCAAAGGTGAGAAAACAAACAAAGAACAGGGCTAACAAAATGGAGCAGCAGAGAGAGTGACTACATGATGCACTTTGCTTGCTGATAAAGATATGCCGTATTTGTCGAAAGGTATCCCTTTTTGAAATACAGCGGATCAAAAACGACCTGTCGCAAGTTCCTAATTCCTCAGAGCGCCTGCTGAAAGAATGTGCCGCCCCCTTTTCCAATGAGACCTAAAACGCTGATGCGAGCCGTTGCCGGATGAGCGGAGTAACCACAGAGGGGAAAAAGATAATATTCATTAGACTGACTTTATGCGCCTATCCCTCCTCCCCCTTCTTTGCTTCACGTCACTGGTCCTGCACGCGGAACCAACCTCAGTGGAACTCATACTGGACTGCTCCGGCTCCATGTGGAACAAGCTGAGCGACGGGCGTTACCGCATTGATGCGGCGAAGCAGGTCTTGAGCGAGTTCATCACCACGGCCCCGGAGAAGGAAGATTTGCATATAGGGTTACGCCTTTATGGATCCAAGGTTTCACATCGGGAACCCGGGGCTTGTGAAGACACTGTGCTGGTGCTGCCGATGGAAGGGTTTGAGCGCACCCGCATGCTGCAACTGGTGAAGGAGGCGCGGGCGATCGGGGCGACGCCGCTGGCCATCTCGCTCAATGCGGCGGCGGATGACTTCACCAAACCGGGGAAGAAGCAGGTCATCGTGTTTACGGATGGGGAGGAATCCTGCGGCGGTGATGTGGCCGCAGCACTGACTAAGCTGAAGGCGAGTGGCATTGACGCAGATGTGCGGATCATCGGCATCGGCCTGCCCAAGGCGGTGGCGGAGCGTTTTGCCGTGCTGGCCCCGGTTGAAAATGCTGACAGCGTGGCCAAACTGGCGGAGGCCCTGAGAAATGCCACCGCCACCACCGTGACCGCCCCGGCTGCGCCCATGGTGGAGAAAGAAAAGGTGACGATCCGTGTGACGAAAAACGGGGAGCCCTTCAGCGATGGCGATGTGTCCCTGGCAGGCACAGACAAGACGGCGGTGAAATTCACCAAAGGCGAGGAACCGGGGACCTGGACGGCTGAACTGGAGCCTGGATTATATACCGCCACAGTGGCAACTGCGGCCCGCCAATTTCCTGACCTGGGCGTGGCCCGGGGGGCGGACAACACCTTCATTTTGGACGTGACGGAACTGCCCACAGTCAGCATCGAAATCCCGAACGAGGAGATCAGCGTGCTGCAAGAATTTACTCTGCTGTTCAAAGGGGCCAACGGCGTGGGAGACCAGTACATCATCCTGGCTCCGGTGGGCTCGCCAGATTCCGCCCTGCCGAACATCCGCGACGCCATCGGCAAAGAAGCCACGATGACCATGCAGGCCCCGGACCTGCCAGGCATGTATGAAGCACGCTTCACGCAAAGGGGTGCGGATTATCAAAACGTGGTGTGCGGACGCTCCGCCCCCTTTGAAGTGAAGATGCCAAAGGTGACGCTGGACCTGCCAGCCGTCGTGAAAGCAAGCACGCCGATGACAGTTAAATTCAAAGCGGCAGTGCAAAACGGCGACTGGATCGGCTGGGTGAAAGCGGGCGCGGCAGACGGCGACTACGCCATCTATGCCCGGCCTAACGAACAAAGCGACCAGGTGGAGATGAATGCGCCTGCGGAGGCCGGAGATTATGAGATGAGGTATTCCAATGACGGTGCCGTCACCCCCTTCGCGCGGAAGGCATTCAAGGTGGAAGGCTCAACCATGGCGCTGGAAGCCCCGGAATCCGCCATGGCCGGCTCCTACCTGGACGTTGGCTGGAAAGGCGCACCCGCACTGGATCACCTCTACATCACCATTGTGGAGAAAGGCTCGGATGCAGGAGCCTACAACGATTATCAAAGGCTGGGCAGCGGGCAGAGTCCGCTGAAGATCCAGGCTCCGCGCAAGACCGGGGACATGGAGATCCGCATCAATGATGAGCAGCAGGTGAAAGTGCTGTTTTCACGACCCATCCAGATTACCGAGATGAAGGCCAGCGTGAAGGGGCCCGCAGAAGCGGCCGTGAGCAGCACACTGAGCATCGAATGGACCGGCCCTACAGGTGGCGGGGACTATGTGACTATTGTCAAAACAGGAGCCGGTGATGGGGAGTATCTGAACTATTTCTCCACCAAGGATGCCGAACCCAAAATGGAGCTCACGGCACCCGAAGAAGCGGGTGAGTATGAACTGCGCTACGTCACCGGGGAAAGCCAGGTGCTGGCCCGGCAGCCGGTGAAGGTGAAATGATCAGCGTAAGATGCGTGCGACCTTGAAGACGGGACTTGGCAAGTCCCGCTCCTTGATTCAAGCCAGCAGCTCTTTCACCACGTGCCCGTGCACGTCGGTGAGCCGGTAGTTGCGGCCTTGGAAACGGTAAGTGAAGCGCTCGTGATCAAAGCCCAGGAGGTGCATGACGGTGGCCTGGAAATCATGCACGTGGACTTTGTTCTCGGCGATGCTGAAACCCAGGTCGTCCGTGCTGCCGTAATCGAACCCGGACTTCACGCCGCCCCCGGCCATGAAGAGGGTGAAGCAATCCGGGTAATGATCGCGCCCCAGCACTTTGCTCGCCGCGGTGCGGCCTTCACGAAAGGGGGTACGGCCAAATTCACCACCCCAAATGATGAGGGTGTCCTCCAGCAGGCCGCGTTGCTTGAGGTCCTTGATCAAAGCGGCGACTGGCCTGTCCGTCTCGGACATCTTTTTGGTGAGTCCATCGGTGATGCCGGTGGCTTCGGAGGTGCCATGGAAGTCCCAGCCCCAGTCGAAAAGCTGCACAAAGCGCACTCCTTTTTCCACCAGGCGGCGGGCGAGAAGGCAGTTGTTGGCAAAGCTGGCCTCCCCTGGTTTGGCACCATAGTCCTCGATGACGCTGGCGGGTTCTTTGGAGATGTCCATGACCTCGGGCACGCTCATCTGCATCCGGTAAGCCAGTTCGTATTGGGCAATGCGGGTGATGGTTTCCGGGTGGCCGAGCTCGGCGGCCTGCTGCTCATTGAGCGTGCGCAAAGCATCCAGGGTACGGCGGCGCATGTTGCGGTCCATGCCGGCAGGGTCGGAGGCATAGAGGACTGGATCGCCCTTGCTGCGGCACTGCACACCCTGATAGACAGAAGGGATAAACCCGCTGCCCCACAGCCCTTGACCTCCGCTGGGCTGGGTGCCGCTGGAAATGAGGGTGACAAACCCGGGCAGGTCTTGGTTTTCCGTGCCTAGGCCATAGGTGGC
Encoded proteins:
- a CDS encoding DUF1501 domain-containing protein is translated as MNPVRHDSLQLTTRRTFLNGAGQFSLGAIALQALQGKGSAMPPADNPMAPRVTPQAAKAKRVIYLHMSGAPPHLDLFDYKPELVKHDGQDCPDSILKGRTFAFTTGVPKLMGTPRSFKQYGKAGMWMSDACPNFHTIADEITMVRSMHTDQFNHAPAELLLFTGHTRQGRPSLGSWATYGLGTENQDLPGFVTLISSGTQPSGGQGLWGSGFIPSVYQGVQCRSKGDPVLYASDPAGMDRNMRRRTLDALRTLNEQQAAELGHPETITRIAQYELAYRMQMSVPEVMDISKEPASVIEDYGAKPGEASFANNCLLARRLVEKGVRFVQLFDWGWDFHGTSEATGITDGLTKKMSETDRPVAALIKDLKQRGLLEDTLIIWGGEFGRTPFREGRTAASKVLGRDHYPDCFTLFMAGGGVKSGFDYGSTDDLGFSIAENKVHVHDFQATVMHLLGFDHERFTYRFQGRNYRLTDVHGHVVKELLA
- the hisI gene encoding phosphoribosyl-AMP cyclohydrolase, which codes for MNHPFASRVSVQQVEEGRDLAPKFDASGLLPAVTTDYLTGELLMLGYMNAEALQKTIKTGEAHYFSRSRQVLWHKGGTSGFVQQVREMRVDDDQDCIWLRVETAGSANCHVGYRSCFYRAVPLRQDFPGPESSLVWKEEDKVFDPKAVYGSAPNPTQL
- the zigA gene encoding zinc metallochaperone GTPase ZigA, with protein sequence MTVTSSSRLPVTVLSGFLGAGKTTLLNHILRNRENRKVAVIVNDMSEVNVDAMLVKSGDASLSRTEEKMVEMSNGCICCTLREDLMLEVGKLAREGRFDALVIESTGVSEPMPVAETFTFTDENGQSLSDIAQLDTMVTVVDARNFIEDYHSTEDLQDRKQGVSEEDGRTIAHLLTDQIEFANVILINKTDCVDKEEVEEIQGIIRALNPKATVHLTQNSEVPLDRVMKTGLFQMSEAEESQGWLDSLNAHTPETEEYGISSFIYRSHRPFHPQRFSDHLRASWEGVVRAKGLFWLATRMELAGYVSQAGVLRDTRALGFFWSAVDRAEWPQDAQSLAEIQANSREPYGDRRQEIVIIGRHMDKEVLHAQFEACLLTEEEYAAGPDAWKNLPDPFPQWMPAQEEG